A region of the candidate division KSB1 bacterium genome:
CGCGTGAAGTAGGGGCGTACGTCCTGCTCCGCGCTGATGCGGAGGACCAGTGAGCCGTCGAACGAAGTGACGCGGTCGTTGCCGCTCACATCTCCGTAGTAGGCGGCCTCGAAGTCCTGCCCTGTGAGGTTGCCGGTCAGGGGGCGATATTGACGAACGGGGGGTACGAAGAACAGCCCGGTCCGCGTAGGGGTGAGGTCGAACGCGAAACCCGCTTCCAGCCGCTCCACCCGGTAGGTTCCGTCGAACGAAGTGGTCAGGTTCCGCTTCTCGCGACCGCGCAGGGACAGGTGGATTCCGGGAGCAGGACTACCGGCTGTGGTGCGAACGTTCCCGCTCAGGCTTGCCATTTCGCTCGGGTCGGCCGCCAGGGCGACGTTGAGCGTGTAGCTTTCGCCGCCCTGGAGCTGCACACTGCGAGTACCGGACCGGTAGCCGAGCTGATCGAACAAGAGCGTGTAGTTCCCTGCCGGCAGGAAGATCTCGTATTCTCCCGTGTGGTCCGTGCGGACGCGCGTAGTGTCCCTCCCGCTGATCGCCAGGACGACGGCGTCCCAGATAGGCGTCCCCGCGCTTGTGGTCACCCGACCGCTGACCGTTGCCCAGCTGGGCAGACTGAAGTTGAGCACGCTGGATTGAGACATGCCGAGGGAAATTGACTCGCTGCGCTCCCCGAAGCCAGCGGCTGCAGCCTTGAGCACGTGCTGACCAGGGGGAAGACGGAGTTCGTAGCTACCGTCGGCCCGAGAGAAGGTGACGAGCGATCCGTCGGAGAGGGCGATGCGAGCACCGGCGACCGCCCGCCCGCGGTCGTCCCGGACCCACCCGGAAAGCTGGGCGGTGCTCTCCACCAGATTGAAGTCCACGCCCGCCAACGTCTGGCCAGGGCTTACGGCCAGCCCGGAACGGATGGCCGGGGCGTAGCCAATCCGGCTTACCTGGACCGTCCAGAGGCCGGGGGAAACCGCGAGCTCGTACCGGCCCAGCCAATCTGCCTGTGCCCAGATCGTGTCGGAGCCGCTGATGGCCCGCACCGCGGCGAAGGACAGGAGCGAGCCGTTGCTCCGGACGGCGCCACGAATCCGAGCGCCCTGGGAGCCCAGTTGCAGGTTCACGCTCTCCAGGGGCTGTGCCTCGCTGAGTTGGATCACCGTCGCGGCGGAGGGGGAATCGCCGCTTCGAAAAGCCCGCAGCTTGTACCGTCCCGGCGGCAGCACGCCCTCGAAGAATCCGGCCGCGTCGGCCGTGTCGACAATCGCTGCTCCGGCCATCACGACTGCCCCGGCCGCGGGTCTCCCCGAAGGCGACAGAACCGTGCCCCTCAACTGGGCCCTCGGCTGGGTCACGGCCAGGCGGAGTTGCCCGTAGCCGGCGTCGTTCTGCAGAGCAAGGAAGACGGAGGGCGAGGTCAATAGGCCGGGTTTGTCCAGGATGAGCCAGTAGTCGCCGGTCGGCAAGGCGACGTGGAAATTTCCCCGTGAATCTGTGGTCCCCTCGCGGTACGAGCCACCCCGCGGCAGGATCCGGATTGTGACTCCAGGCACGGGCGTGTCGCCGTCGAGAACAATTCCGCCTATCGTGAGGGCAGCGGCTTCGAGTTGAAGCGGCGGGTCGACGGCACTCTGTTGCCCTGGGAGGGCTACGACCAGCCTGGGCTCCGAGGTGGGGTAGCCCGGACTCGTTGCCACGAGGGCCCAATCTCCGGGCAGAAGGTCCAGGCGGAACTGACCTGCGGGATCCGTCCGGGCGTGCAACTGTTGACCGCCGCGGTAGGCCTTTACCGTGGCCTGGGGAATAGGCTGACCACCGGCCGTCTGAACACGCCCGGTAATGGCTGCTGGGAGAGGCCGAAGTTGGAGCGGCGAACTCAGTGTGAGACGGCTCGTGCTGAGCTCGACCGAGGCGGTATCCACAGCCTGGTGGGAAGGGAGCTCCGGCCAGACCGCCCAGGTGCCGGGAGACAGTCGCAGCACGAAGCGTCCGTGGACGGCCTCCCCCGACACGTGCAGTCCGGTTCCCCGCTTCCTGGCCAGAATGCGCGCGTAGTCCGGCTCTGTGCCGTCGATCAGCCGCACCTGGCCGTGGAGCTCAAAAGGCAGGGGTCGCAGAACTACGTCCACGTCCGCCGTCTCCTCAGGCTCCGCACGGAAGGTAAGGGACGTGTCCGCGTACCCGCGTTTGGTTGCCAGGAGCCGATATCGGCCCGGCTGCACCGACAGCGTGAAGATCCCCCCGTCTGTGGTCAGGTAGGAGGTCACTTCCTGGGACCCGTCTTCGGCCCGGATCTCAAGGCCCACGCGAGGCAGGACCTCACCGGTCGTAGACCAGCTGCGGAAGCGAATCGTTGCCGGGGCCACGTCGTAGGTGAACAGCCGGTGCGGGCTGCTGGCGGAGGAACCGGTCGCCCCCACCGCAACGACCTGCCAGAAATAGCGCCCGCTCTTCAGTACAACCCGCGCGTCTAAGCGATACGAGGTGCC
Encoded here:
- a CDS encoding carboxypeptidase regulatory-like domain-containing protein — encoded protein: MIRPFHNSATALALFLFAAGASGQSLTLTRIPLLPVPPDQPVEISWQEDVQAKLLYGLAPGDYSRDPGLRGRRTLRLVPQEAGIGPGVYYCVVTEGFLRSAEFQLIVESPTAPQMRAPANGSIVGELRPEFCWDPVPGVPYYHIIVSDREAVLSEDAEGNLRLTGANIVWQAITRGTSIRYGDSDPSGSFAAGEALTPPLVSGRTYSWIVLNNYGNSPAFTSVVQAGLFGFTTSLPSPPPNPVLLAPAPGASLATREIEFRWQGVAGVHHYELYVFELLEQEQSESSYPVFRASTTGTSYRLDARVVLKSGRYFWQVVAVGATGSSASSPHRLFTYDVAPATIRFRSWSTTGEVLPRVGLEIRAEDGSQEVTSYLTTDGGIFTLSVQPGRYRLLATKRGYADTSLTFRAEPEETADVDVVLRPLPFELHGQVRLIDGTEPDYARILARKRGTGLHVSGEAVHGRFVLRLSPGTWAVWPELPSHQAVDTASVELSTSRLTLSSPLQLRPLPAAITGRVQTAGGQPIPQATVKAYRGGQQLHARTDPAGQFRLDLLPGDWALVATSPGYPTSEPRLVVALPGQQSAVDPPLQLEAAALTIGGIVLDGDTPVPGVTIRILPRGGSYREGTTDSRGNFHVALPTGDYWLILDKPGLLTSPSVFLALQNDAGYGQLRLAVTQPRAQLRGTVLSPSGRPAAGAVVMAGAAIVDTADAAGFFEGVLPPGRYKLRAFRSGDSPSAATVIQLSEAQPLESVNLQLGSQGARIRGAVRSNGSLLSFAAVRAISGSDTIWAQADWLGRYELAVSPGLWTVQVSRIGYAPAIRSGLAVSPGQTLAGVDFNLVESTAQLSGWVRDDRGRAVAGARIALSDGSLVTFSRADGSYELRLPPGQHVLKAAAAGFGERSESISLGMSQSSVLNFSLPSWATVSGRVTTSAGTPIWDAVVLAISGRDTTRVRTDHTGEYEIFLPAGNYTLLFDQLGYRSGTRSVQLQGGESYTLNVALAADPSEMASLSGNVRTTAGSPAPGIHLSLRGREKRNLTTSFDGTYRVERLEAGFAFDLTPTRTGLFFVPPVRQYRPLTGNLTGQDFEAAYYGDVSGNDRVTSFDGSLVLRISAEQDVRPYFTRQPRDSIAADVSGNGTVSSFDASLIFRYAAGLIQQFPADRAPEWLPKAASLAEGTLATLATEDLGEELVAVLQLEGSAPFYSLDARLDYAPASLSVLGISTEPEDSSLHLAHQASKNTLRIALASLRPLAPAELRIRFLLRKTDPSAPAPSLVSVQVDEQEVPIRGKPSEPVAPLSLQAAPNPFNESTILLLTVPLGPSGTKDRVELCIFDVLGREIWHRAVPILKPGVQRVRWEGRDDQGLPVPSGVYLVRLQASGKVLTRKIVCVR